Proteins from one Monodelphis domestica isolate mMonDom1 chromosome 6, mMonDom1.pri, whole genome shotgun sequence genomic window:
- the LOC130455207 gene encoding olfactory receptor 998-like, giving the protein MEAKNQTMVTEFVFVGFTEHLQQQVLLFLMFLFFYLITVFGNLGMIVLIWIDSQLHTPMYFFLSHLSFVDICSSSTIAPKMLADFFVEKKTISFLGCSAQMWFFGLFVATECFLLAAMAYDRYIAICNPLLYTVVMSQSVCIHLVVGPYIMGLLSSMTHTALTFQLPFCGQNVINHFFCDISPLLSLACTDTHLNKLVLFIMAGGVGVFSGLTILISYIYILLAILRIRSAEGRSKAFSTCSSHLTAVSIMYGTLFFIYVRPSASFSLDLNKVVSVFYTAVIPMLNPLIYSLRNKEVKNAFRRTLERKKKFFG; this is encoded by the coding sequence ATGGAAGCTAAGAATCAAACCATGGTGACTGAATTTGTTTTCGTCGGATTTACAGAACATCTCCAGCAACAGGTTCTCCTCTTTctcatgtttctgtttttctatctCATCACTGTCTTTGGGAACTTGGGTATGATCGTCTTGATATGGATAGACTCCCAGCTTCACACCCCCATGTACTTTTTTCTCAGCCACTTGTCCTTTGTAGATATTTGCTCTTCGTCTACTATTGCCCCCAAAATGTTGGCCGACTTCTTTGTAGAGAAGAAAACCATTTCTTTCCTAGGCTGCTCGGCACAGATGTGGTTCTTTGGACTCTTTGTGGCCACTGAGTGTTTCCTTTTAGCTGCAATGGCATATGATCGGTATATAGCAATCTGCAACCCATTACTCTATACCGTTGTCATGTCTCAGAGTGTCTGCATCCATCTGGTAGTTGGGCCTTACATCATGGGCCTTCTAAGCTCTATGACTCATACTGCCTTAACTTTCCAATTGCCCTTTTGTGGCCAGAATGTCATCAATCATTTCTTCTGTGATATATCACCTTTGCTCTCTCTTGCATGTACTGACACCCACCTCAATAAGTTAGTCCTTTTCATCATGGCTGGAGGTGTGGGAGTCTTCAGTGGTCTGACTATTCTAATTTCCtacatatatatccttttggCCATCCTCAGGATCCGCTCTGCTGAAGGAAGGTCCAAGGCCTTTTCCACCTGCTCCTCACACCTGACTGCTGTCAGCATCATGTATGGGACCCTTTTCTTTATTTATGTAAGGCCCAGTGCCAGCTTCTCCCTGGACCTTAATAAGGTTGTGTCTGTGTTCTACACAGCAGTGATTCCCATGTTGAATCCCCTCATCTATAGCTTGAGAAACAAGGAGGTGAAAAATGCATTCAGAAGAAcgttagaaaggaaaaaaaaattctttgggtAA